A segment of the Acidimicrobiales bacterium genome:
CCGGTACAGCTCGGGCACGTGGGCGTCGGGGTCCACGCGCAGCGCCTCCAGGTCGCCGGCCACGATCACGTCGAGGTTGCGGTAGCGCCCCTGGTAGTCGAGGCCGTACCCCAGCACGAACTCGTCTTGGACCTCGAAGCCCACGAAGCGGACCGGGACCGGCACGAGTCGCCGGGCCCGCTTGTCGAGCAGGGTGCACACCGCCAGCGACGCCGGGCCGCGCCGGTCGAGCTCGCCCAGCAGCCAGGTGAGGGTGAGCCCGGTGTCGACCACGTCCTCCACCACCACCACGTGGCGGCCCCCGATGTCGGTGTCGAGATCCTTCACCAGCCGCACCCGGGGGCCGCCGGGGCGGTACGAGGAGAGGGCCAGGAAGTCGACGACCGGGTCGACGGTGAGCGTCCGGGCCAGATCGGCGAGGAAGACCACGCTCCCCTTGAGCACCCCCACCAGCACGAGCCCGTCGTCGTAGGCGGCCGAGACCTCGGCGCCGAGTCGGGCCACGCCGGCGCGCAGCTCGTCGGCGCCGACGAGCACCCGGAGGGTCAGGACCCCTCCGTGAGCTGCCGGAGGGCGGCCCGCAGCATCGCCGCCCGCAGGCCCTCGCCCAACCGGGCCAGGTCGACCAGCGCCTCGCGGGCGTGGCGGCGGGCCACCGGGTTCCGCTGCTTGAGCATGGGCAGCACGACCTGCTCGAAGAGCCCGGCCTCCCGGTCGGCGGCGTTGCGGTACATGCGGAGGTGGCGGGCTTCGGCCCCGTAGCGCAGGAAGCCGGCCGCCAGCCGGGCGACGATGAGGGCTTCCTCGTCGTAGTACGTGACGCGCCCGACCGCCCGGCCGGTGACGAGGCCGTACTGCTCGAGCTCGGTGACGGCGTCGAGGCCGAGCCCGCTCGCGGTCGCGAGCTCCTCGAGGGTGAAGCTTGCCGCCGACGCCCCAGTGTCGAGGGGGTCGGCCGCGGCGCCGGTGGCGGTCGCGGCGCCGGTCGTGGCGTCGGCCCCCCCGCCCTCGACCGCCACCTCGTCCACGTCGAGCGCCAGGACCCCCTCGGCCGCCGGCGGCTCCACCGGAGCGGGCACGCCGTGGGGACCGACGGCCGCCAGGCGATCCTTGATGACCCGCAGCGGGAGGAAGTTCTCCTTCTGCTCCCGCAGGATCCAGCGCAGGCGCTCGATGTCGTTGTCGTAGAACTTCCGGTAGCCCGACGGCGTGCGCTCCGGGTCGATCAGCCCCTGGCTCTCGAGGAACCGGATCTTCGAGATCGTGACGTCGGGGAACTCCTCCTGCAGGAGGGCCAGCACCTCCCCGATCGACAGGTACTGCCGCTCGGTCATCGGGCACCCGCCGGCGGGCCGCTGAGGAACAGGAGCTTGAACTTGCCGATCTGCAGCTCGTCGCCGCTCTGCAGCCAGGCCTCGTCGATGCGCTCCCGGTTGAGGTAGGTGCCGTTGAGCGACCCGACGTCGCGGGCCTTGAAGCGGCCGTCGTGACGGGAGATCTCGACGTGCCGGCGCGACACGGTGATGTCGTCGAGGAAGAGGTCGCTGTCGGGGTGGCGCCCGGCGCGCACCGTGGCGCCGCCCAGCTCGAACCGGACCCCTGCGCCGGGCCCGCCGAGCACGACGAGGACGGCCTGGCCGGGGGCGAGCTCGGCGACCGTCGCGTCGAGGGCCTCGACCCCGAGGGGGTCCTCGGCGTCGACCGCGCTGTGGGCGCCGGTGTGCTCGTCGCCGCCGACGAGGATTGCGTCGCCACAGGACGAGCAGAAGCGCGACCCCGGGAGGTTCCGGTGACCGCACTGGGTGCAGAAGACCTCCCCCACCGGACCGGCCTCAGCCCTCGATCAGGCTCCGGTAGGCCTCGGCGTCGAGCAGGCGCGCCAGCTCGGCCGGGTCGGACGGCTCGATGACGCAGATCCAGCCCTCGCCGTAGGGGTCGTCGTTGAGGCGCTCGGGGTGGTCGGCCAGCTCGGTGTTGACCTCGACGATCGTGCCGGCGATCGGCGCGTACACGTCGGAGACGGACTTGGTGGACTCCACCTCGCTGCAGGACTGCCCGGCCGTGACCACCGCGCCCAGCTCGGGAACCTGGACGAAGACGACGTCGCCCAGCGCGTCCTGGGCGTAGTCGGTGATCCCCACCCGCGCCCGGTCGCCCTCGAGACGGATCCACTCGTGGTCGGCGGAGTAGCGGAGGTCGTCGGGGACGTTCATCGCCGTGACGCTACCGGACGCAGCACGGGGCGTGAGCGGCCGCTCACGCCTAGCGGAGCATCTGGCGGATGCGCCGGGCGTACTCCTGCGCGAGCCGACGTGCGTCGGTGTCGGACGCGCCCTCGGCCCACACGTGCGTGACCGGCTCGTCGGGGTCGGGCAGCGCCAGCGCCCAGCCGCCGTCGTGGAACACCTTCACGCCGTCGACGAGCAGCAGCTCCCGGTCCTTGGCCAGCTCGACGAGGCTGCGCATGACCGCGCCCTTCTGCTCCCAGGGGGTGACGATCGTCTCGTGGGCCATGTGGACCCGCGGCAGGCCGGCCACGACCTCGGAGAGCCGCCTGCCGCGCAGGGCCAGCAGCTCGAGAACCTTCACGAGAGTGGCGGCGCCGTCGTAGGCGGGGAGGAACCCGGGCAGGATGTAGCCGCCCTGCCCGTCGGCCGCGAAGCCCACGCCGGGCTCCTGGGCCGCGTCCATGAGCGCCGCCGCCGCGACCTTGGTGGGCAGGACGCTCAGGCCGTGGCGCCCGACCAGCTCGGCTGCGAAGGCGCTGGTGGTCACCGGCAGCGCCACCCGGTCACCGACGATCCGGTCGCCCACCAGCGTCAGCAGGGCCAAGAGCGCCTCGGTGTCGGAGAGCTGGTGGCCCTCGTCGTCGATCAGGGTGAGCCGCTCGCCGTCGGGGTCGATGACGGCACCCAGATGGGCGCCGGACGCCCTGACCTGGCTCGCCACGCGGGCTGCGTGGGCGTCACGGTCGTAGGAGATCGCGCCGACGGTGGAGGCGTAGGGGTTGACGGCGAGCACGTCGGCCCCCAGCTTCGCCAGCACGTTGGGCATGACGAACGACGTGGTGCCGTAGGCGTAGTCGACCACCACCTTGAAGGCCGCCGAGCGGATGAGCGCGGTGTCGACGGTGCCTTCGAGGGCCACCGTGTAGTCCTCGAGGGCACGGGGCGGGAAGCCGATGTCGCCGATCTCCGGGGGGAACACCCGGCGGTAGTCCTCGCGGTGGAACAGCCGCTCGATCTTGCGCTGGGTGTCCTCCACGATGTCGAGGCCGTTGTTGTCGAAGAAGCGGATCGCGACCTGCTGCGCGTCGCCCTCGACCAGGCGGATCGTGAGCCCTCCCGAGGCCCGCGGGGAGCGCACGAGGAAGCGGGTCACCGGCACCGACGCCACCTCGAGGTCGAGCACGTTCACGCCGGCCGCGTTGAGGCCGGCCATCATCGCCCGCTTCAGCATCCGCGCGCTGCGGCTCGAGTCACGGGACGTGACGACCGTGGTGTCCTTCTTCAGCGCAGTGGCGTAGGCGAGGGCGACGCGAGTGGCCAGCTCGGGGCTGATGTCGACGTTGGCGAGCCCGGCGATGCCCTGGCGCCCGAAGAGGCTGCGGGCGCCCCTCGACTCCCACACGATCGAGGTGTTGACGATGGCGCCGGCCTCCACCGTCTTGAACGGGTACACCTTCACGCCGGCACCGAGCACCGCGTTCTCGCCCACGAAGCACTCGTCGCCCAGCACGACGCCTTCCTCGCAACGGGCCCCGGCGCGGATGTCGCAGGAGCGGCCGACGACCGTGCCCCGCAGGCGCGCCCCCTCCCCCAGGTACGCGTTGTCGTGCACCACCGCCCGCTCGAGATCGACGTCGCCGCGCACCCGCACGTTGGTGCCCAGGACGGTGTACTCGCCGAGGTGCGCGTCGGCCTCGACGCGGCAGTAGTCGCCCACCACCGCGGGGCCGTCGATCCGGGCGTTCGGGTTGATCTCGGCGCCCTCGCCGATCCACACACCCTCCGACACGCGGAACCCGGGGATGTCGAGGGCCACCTTTCCGTCGAGGACGTCCTTGTGGGCCCGGAGGTACGCCTCGAGCGTGCCGACGTCCTCCCAGTAGCCCTCGGTCACGGCGCCGTAGAGGGGCTTGCCCTCGGCGAGCAGCTTCGGGTACACGTCGCTCGAGAAGTCGACCGAGGTGTCGGCCTCGATGTAGTCGAAGACCTCGGGCTCCAGGACGAAGATCCCGGTGTTGATGGTGTCGCTGAACACCTGGCCCCAGGTGGGCTTCTCCAGGAACCGCTCGATCGAGCCGTCTTCCTTGGTGATCACGATCCCGAACTCGAGC
Coding sequences within it:
- the hpt gene encoding hypoxanthine phosphoribosyltransferase, coding for MTLRVLVGADELRAGVARLGAEVSAAYDDGLVLVGVLKGSVVFLADLARTLTVDPVVDFLALSSYRPGGPRVRLVKDLDTDIGGRHVVVVEDVVDTGLTLTWLLGELDRRGPASLAVCTLLDKRARRLVPVPVRFVGFEVQDEFVLGYGLDYQGRYRNLDVIVAGDLEALRVDPDAHVPELYRRRGSPPPPAG
- a CDS encoding MerR family transcriptional regulator, which translates into the protein MTERQYLSIGEVLALLQEEFPDVTISKIRFLESQGLIDPERTPSGYRKFYDNDIERLRWILREQKENFLPLRVIKDRLAAVGPHGVPAPVEPPAAEGVLALDVDEVAVEGGGADATTGAATATGAAADPLDTGASAASFTLEELATASGLGLDAVTELEQYGLVTGRAVGRVTYYDEEALIVARLAAGFLRYGAEARHLRMYRNAADREAGLFEQVVLPMLKQRNPVARRHAREALVDLARLGEGLRAAMLRAALRQLTEGS
- a CDS encoding FHA domain-containing protein, translated to MGEVFCTQCGHRNLPGSRFCSSCGDAILVGGDEHTGAHSAVDAEDPLGVEALDATVAELAPGQAVLVVLGGPGAGVRFELGGATVRAGRHPDSDLFLDDITVSRRHVEISRHDGRFKARDVGSLNGTYLNRERIDEAWLQSGDELQIGKFKLLFLSGPPAGAR
- the gcvH gene encoding glycine cleavage system protein GcvH, with the protein product MNVPDDLRYSADHEWIRLEGDRARVGITDYAQDALGDVVFVQVPELGAVVTAGQSCSEVESTKSVSDVYAPIAGTIVEVNTELADHPERLNDDPYGEGWICVIEPSDPAELARLLDAEAYRSLIEG
- a CDS encoding NTP transferase domain-containing protein, giving the protein MKAVIMAGGEGTRLRPLTSNAPKPMLPLANRPMMEHIVGLLKRHDFDEIVVTVAFMANAIQTYFGDGSEFGVRIVYAVEEHPLGTAGSVRNAMEQLDERFLVISGDVLTDIDLTSIVAFHDDRKAMATIALTPVENPLEFGIVITKEDGSIERFLEKPTWGQVFSDTINTGIFVLEPEVFDYIEADTSVDFSSDVYPKLLAEGKPLYGAVTEGYWEDVGTLEAYLRAHKDVLDGKVALDIPGFRVSEGVWIGEGAEINPNARIDGPAVVGDYCRVEADAHLGEYTVLGTNVRVRGDVDLERAVVHDNAYLGEGARLRGTVVGRSCDIRAGARCEEGVVLGDECFVGENAVLGAGVKVYPFKTVEAGAIVNTSIVWESRGARSLFGRQGIAGLANVDISPELATRVALAYATALKKDTTVVTSRDSSRSARMLKRAMMAGLNAAGVNVLDLEVASVPVTRFLVRSPRASGGLTIRLVEGDAQQVAIRFFDNNGLDIVEDTQRKIERLFHREDYRRVFPPEIGDIGFPPRALEDYTVALEGTVDTALIRSAAFKVVVDYAYGTTSFVMPNVLAKLGADVLAVNPYASTVGAISYDRDAHAARVASQVRASGAHLGAVIDPDGERLTLIDDEGHQLSDTEALLALLTLVGDRIVGDRVALPVTTSAFAAELVGRHGLSVLPTKVAAAALMDAAQEPGVGFAADGQGGYILPGFLPAYDGAATLVKVLELLALRGRRLSEVVAGLPRVHMAHETIVTPWEQKGAVMRSLVELAKDRELLLVDGVKVFHDGGWALALPDPDEPVTHVWAEGASDTDARRLAQEYARRIRQMLR